A region from the Silene latifolia isolate original U9 population chromosome 7, ASM4854445v1, whole genome shotgun sequence genome encodes:
- the LOC141590558 gene encoding uncharacterized protein LOC141590558, with translation MGINDEELCIADSATTHTILKNMKYFSHLTMKKTSVSTISGSTNIIEGSGRASILLPWGTKIEVVDALYSPKSQRNLLSFKDIRRNGYHIETISEGNNEFLQITSITQGTKHVIEKLPTFSTGLYYTKINTIEVNAILNQKFSDNSIIWHDRLGHPGSTMMRRIVQNSCGHSLKNRKFLPNNFPCAACSQGKLIIRPSPVKINFESISFLERIEGDICGPIHPSSGPFRYFMVLIDASTRWSHVCLLSTRNLAFARLLAQLIKLRAHFPDTPIKNIRLDNLW, from the coding sequence ATGGGAATAAATGATGAAGAATTATGTATTGCTGACAGTGCAACTACCCATACAATACTTAAGAATATGAAATATTTTTCTCATTTGACGATGAAAAAGACTAGTGTGAGTACTATATCGGGTAGTACAAACATTATTGAAGGCTCCGGAAGAGCAAGTATATTATTACCTTGGGGAACTAAAATTGAAGTTGTTGATGCATTATACTCTCCTAAGTCTCAAAGAAACTTGTTAAGCTTTAAAGATATTCGCCGAAATGGATATCATATTGAGACAATAAGTGAAGGGAATAATGAATTCCTTCAAATCACGAGTATAACCCAAGGCACGAAACACGTAATAGAAAAGTTGCCTACATTCTCTACTGGTTTGTACTACACGAAAATTAATACGATTGAAGTCAATGCTATTTTAAACCAGAAGTTTAGCGATAACTCTATAATTTGGCACGACCGGTTAGGCCATCCCGGTTCAACAATGATGCGAAGGATAGTGCAAAATTCATGTGGACATTCTTTGAAGAACCGGAAGTTTCTTCCTAATAATTTTCCCTGTGCTGCTTGTTCACAAGGGAAACTTATAATTCGTCCTTCACCAGTTAAGATAAATTTTGAATCAATTAGTTTTCTGGAACGTATAGAAGGGGATATTTGTGGACCAATACATCCATCAAGTGGACCATTTAGATATTTTATGGTTTTAATCGATGCATCGACTAGATGGTCCCATGTATGCTTGTTATCAACTCGAAACCTGGCGTTTGCGAGATTACTTGCTCAATTAATAAAATTACGAGCACACTTTCCAGATACACCTATCAAGAATATTCGTCTTGATAATCTTTGGTGA